A single region of the bacterium genome encodes:
- a CDS encoding biotin/lipoyl-containing protein, whose product MHLEFRASRGRREVTVRERDGAWLVAVDGRELDVSAVHVRDGVVGFALDGVTHRAHVAVRGAEHHVAVDGRTFVLALADEDRGDLDEDAVDAGPHLRAQLPGKVVKLLVAEGEVVAAGRPLVILEAMKMETEVTAPCAGRVARIHVEAGRILAMGDPLLDLDPDQGDAAGK is encoded by the coding sequence ATGCACCTGGAATTCCGCGCCTCGCGGGGGCGCCGCGAGGTCACGGTCCGCGAGCGCGACGGCGCCTGGCTCGTCGCGGTGGACGGTCGCGAGCTGGACGTGTCGGCCGTGCACGTCCGCGACGGCGTGGTCGGCTTCGCGCTGGACGGCGTGACGCACCGCGCGCACGTCGCGGTCCGCGGCGCCGAGCATCACGTGGCCGTCGACGGCCGGACCTTCGTGCTGGCCCTGGCCGACGAGGACCGCGGCGACCTCGACGAGGATGCCGTCGATGCGGGCCCGCACCTGCGGGCGCAGCTGCCGGGCAAAGTCGTGAAGCTGCTCGTGGCCGAGGGCGAGGTCGTGGCGGCGGGGCGACCGCTGGTCATCCTCGAGGCGATGAAGATGGAGACCGAAGTGACGGCGCCCTGCGCCGGGCGCGTGGCGCGGATCCACGTCGAGGCCGGCCGCATCCTGGCGATGGGCGATCCCCTGCTCGACCTCGACCCCGACCAGGGCGACGCAGCCGGGAAGTGA